CCGCGTTCCACGGCGCGGTGGCGCGTATCGAGGCAGAGGCCGATGCCGAGGCTCGAGAGCGCCGCGATCTGCGAGAGGTCGAGAACATAGCAGCGACCCTTGCCCTCGAAGCCCGAGAGTGCCGCCACGATGGCCTGCTGCGCCGCCTGCACCTCGGTCGCCGAGGGCACGCGCGAAGTGAGCGTGGCGATCAAGTGACCGTTTCTGGTCTCAATGACGACCGGAGCCCGGCTTGGCGTGGTGGCGGAAGGCGGTGCGCTCATCTCGATGATTCCATCGGCGCCGGTCATGACACCCATGTCAATCGTCCGGAGGTGCACCCCGTGTGCACTCGGGTTGAACCTTCGCAGGTGCCTGTCCGATGGGAAGCTTACTCTCGCCGGTTGACGGCAGGAAGGTCCATTCGTGGAAGTCTCGCGACGCACATTCATCCAGTCCGGTGTCGCGCTCGCCGCGTCGTGGTGGCTGTCACGATCCGTGCGCGGTTCGCCCCCGGACGGCCTGCGCGCGGCAGACGGCACGCCGCCCCCCGCGGCGGAGGGGATTCTGGCTGAGTCGACCGCTCCCAGGGATCCGAGGGAGCTCGACCTCCTCCATGCTCGGCTGCCGACATTCCAGGCGTCGCGGCGAGACACATGGGTGCTGCTGAGCGATTGCGACGATCCGCCTGTCCGGGCGGCGCTTGAGCTGCTTGAAGCATCGGAGCGCCAGGTGACTCGAGTGAGTCGCGAGTTGGATTTCGAACCGCGCGATCCCGGAGCACGCCACCTCGGTGTTCTCTTTCGGAGCTTCGACCAGTACCGCGCGTTTGCTCGCGCCGAGGCGGCCCATGGCGATGGATCCGCGCTCGGTCACTACGCACCGCGCGAACGCTACTCGGCCTTTGTTGCACTGGCACCGACGCAGGAGTTCCTCGAGTTGGTCCGTCGGCTCGAGCAGGACCCCGAGGTTCGCGTCGTCCGCCGCTCGGATCGTGGTGGCCGCCGAGCGCACGGCGCCAGCTCTGCGGCGCAGTCCAAGGCGATGGTGGCCGAGGCCATCGACGAAACGCGCCTTCGGGCCGCTCGCCTGATCAGTCATGAAGCCGCCCACCAGCTTCTGCACGAGCGCGGCGTTCTTCCGGCGCACTCCGGATGTCCTGCATGGCTGGGCGAGGGGTTCGCCTGTGCATTTGAGACCGAGCGCGCCATTGGTGACTTCGGTCCTGATGTCGATGTGGCCGCGCGGCGTGAACGCCTGGAGCGGGCCCTGGAGGAAGGTGCCGCGATGCCCCTGGGGGCGCTGGTCGGCATGACGGGTCGTCCCACGCCGGGAACCAGGGCGTCACTCGACTGGTATGCGCAGTCGTGGAGCCTGGTGACCTGGCTCTATCGTGAGCAACGCCAGGGCCTCGTGGAACTCATGTCATCGGTTCGCGAGGGCACGATGCCCGCGTCGCCGAAGGGACGCATCGCCCTCTTCGAATCAGCGTGCGGCCCGCTCAGCCATGTGGAGCCTGCATGGCGCGAAGCCTGGTGTAGGCGCGACGACGATCGTCCACATGCGACGCGAGCGAGACCCCCAGCAGCACGAACATCCACATGAAGTAGAGCCAGAGCATGAAGATGGGGGCGACGCCGAGAGAGCTGTAGACGCCCGCCTTGCCGCCAACAAGGTGGACGAGGTACAGCCCAAGGAACCGGCGCCCGAGCTCGATGAGGACCGCTGCCGCGAGCGCCCCGAGCATGAGGTCGCGGATCTTGAGTTCAGTCGTCGGCACGACGGTGTAGATGACCCAGAGCAGCAGCCATGTGAGCCCCACGCTCATGGAGAGCTTCGCGAGGGAGAGCAGCCACTCCCACTGTGGAAGCGCGTCGGCGACACCGGCCAGCTTGCCCGAGGCGAAGGGCACCACGGCCAGAATGACCGGTCCCGCCGTCAGCAGGAACCAGTAGAGGATGATCCGCCGCGACCAAGTTCGCGTGCTGCGCGAGTGGGCGATCTGATTGAGCGAGTCCTCGATTCCCGCAACCAGCCAGATCGCCGTGGCCAGCACGATGACCACGCTGATCCAGCTCAGTGTGGAGAGATTGACCCCGCTCGCCTGCGCGACCAGCGATCGGACCCAGGTATCGAGGGCGACCGCCTTGCCGTCACTCATCACCTCGATGCCCTGGAGTCCGAGGGCGCTGATGATCTCTCCCACGAACTCCGGGAAGCGATCGGCCATGAGGCTTCGTGCGGCAACGGTAGCGACCACCAGCACCGGAACAAGGCCGACCAGCGATCGATAGGCGAGGGACGCGGCCATCTGCGGAAGTCGGTCATCGCGGATGCGCTCATACAGCCGGATCCCTTCCTTGATCGGCGTCGGCAGGGATCGCGACAAGAGGGGCGATTCGCTCATCTGGTGCAGAGTCTAGGAGAGGCGCGGGTGAGCGTGAGTCACCGGATCGCCCTGTGTCCAGTGAGGTCGAGGCGAGCCGATCGGAGGCGGCATGAGGGTGCCGCGCTCCACCGAGATCTATCGACCCGCGGCGTCGGGTGCATTCGTCGATTCATCAATCAGCACGCCATAGGCGTAGCTCGCGCGTGGTTCGTCGGGCTTGACTTCCGCCGTCAGCGTGACGGTGCCGGTGGGCTTCATGCTTGAATATCGGGCGCTTCCGCCGCGCTTCAGGAGGACGCCGAGGTTGAAGCACTGGCACTGCGCGAAGTGATAGTCGGCGGAGCCGCCCGCGCCCTGCACATCGCGCCCGACTGCATGGAAGACATCCTGCCCGCCGAGATCGACGAGGGCGGCGATGGCGTTCTGAGCTGCGGCGCCTTGCGAGAGTCCATCGGCGCGGTAGGTGTCATTGCCATCGAAGTCGATGAGCATGGCGACCGACTCATCCCACGCGGCGCCCTGCCCTGCGGCCGTCCGACTCCAATAGACATCATCACCCGCGAAGTCGAGCAGGATGCCGAACGCCTGATGCGCCGCGAATCCCTGGGCGTAGCGATCACCGTGATAGAGATCACGGCCGGCGCGATCCGCGAGGATGCCGAGCGCGAAGAAGTAGCCACCGCCCTGCGCGAACTCTCCGGCTTGGTAGCGATCATCACCCGAGTCATCGACGAGCACTCCGATGCCGCCGGGGAGATCGCGGCGCACGCCGTAGCCGACGCCCTGGCTGAAGGCCCTGAAGGTTGCCGGAGTTCCATAGGCGCTTGGCGCACCGCTGACGCTGTAGAGATCGTGACCCGAGCGGTCGATCAGCGCACCGGCCGCCATCGGCCCGCCAACTCCCTGGCAGAGGACGACGCCGTGGTAGCGGTCCGAGCCCGCGTGATCCAGAAGGATGCCCACGCCGAAACACGCGGCGCCCTGCGAGAACGCGTGGGCGATGTGAACATCGTCGCCCTCATCGTCAATCAGCACACCAGCGCCGAAGAGCGCTGCGCCTGAAGAGAGTGTGAGACCTTCGTAGCGGTCGTTGCCCTTCAGGTCCCGGATCAAGCTGAAGCCGAGTACCGCGCCTGCGGGCCCCACGGGACCTGTCGAGACATAGGTGTCGTTGCCCTCAAGATCGATGATCACGCGCGAGCCGACAACGGTGTCATGCCACTCGTAACGGTCGTCACCGCCTGGATCGAAGACTCCAGCAATGCGACTCATGTCGTAGGTGTTCGATCCCGTTCCGCCCACCACCAGCCAACCGAAGGGCTCGAACTTCAGCACCTTCAGGATCTCCCCCTCGACGGCGCCGGAGAGTTCCTCCGGCAGTTCGCCCGGCTTCTCCTTGCTCCAGTCGATCGAGAAGTCGAACTCAAGGTCGGCCAGCGCTACCGATGAGGCGATGCGCGATCGGTCCATGAGTGTTGCGAAGGCCGCCATTCGCTTGGCCAGTTCGAGATCTTCACCCTGGGGCATGGGTGTCTGTTCGATGACGGACAGGAAGCGAAGGGCATCATGGGCGAAGCGGCGCCGAAGCGCCTCCCATGCTTCGCGGAACTGCATCACTTCTTCTTCGGTCATGGCGTTGACCTCGTCGGCGGTTGGCATCGGCACGCCGTACTCCTGTGAGGCAGCGCGGAGGATGGGTTCGAGCGCCTCCTGAACCCGAAGATCGCCTGCGCCAAGGAAGTACTGGAGCGCCTGGATGCCCGCCCATCCGCGATCAATGGGCTGTCGCCCGGTTCCCTCGGGTGCCGGCGCGTCGGCGCCCAGCGCCATGGCTGCGAATGAGGCGACCGCGAGTCCGGCGCGAGGGTGCTGCGTCGACTGGACCAGTGCGGCGGCAACTTCGGGCAGCGCCCACGGCTCATCAAGGAGCGAGCGAACCAGAGGAAGAATGCGGTCGCTCGGGACCTTCGCTGCGGCTCCCGCGATCTGCGCCTCGATGCGTTGCAGCGGTTCCGCCAGATCATGGATGACGACCGCCGCTCCGAGTGAGTGGGTGGGATTCCGCGGTTGAAGCAATGGCTCCTGTTGCACATCGGCGATGTCCGCAGTGCTGGCGCTGGTCGTTGCGCCATTTCCACACGAGAGTGAAGCCGCGAGAGACGCACCTGCGATGACTACGACGCCCCGAGCAAGAGCGCTCATGGAGTCGCCGCGCCGATCGTGCATCGCCGCGGACGGCCTTGGTCGAGCGATGGCTGATGCTGAGTGTCCTCTGGCGCGATCGAGGGGCGGCGTTCGAAGGGGCATGGGCGCATGGTGGCATGCCTCGATGCGGCCGTCCATTCACCGCCGGGCGTCGGTGGGAACAACCGTGGTCGGGTGACGCCGGTGGACCCTGGCATGCACGATACGGCTCTGGCGGGAGTCTGCGGGAACAACGGTGGTCGGGCGACGCCGGTGGACCCAGATACGAAGGATCCGGCGCTGGGTGGGAGTCTGCGGGAACAGCGGTGATCGAGTGACGCTGGCACTGCGCCTGAGCACTCCTATGCGGCGCGGTGGCCCGTTCACGATGGCATGGCGTTGCTCCCCGGCGGCAATGGCATGGCGCGGCCACGCGCGGCAGGTCGCACCCCGTAGGATCCCTCCATGCCACGCAAGGGCCGAACGCCATCCCACTCCTTTGCCGACGAGTCCCGAGGCCCGCGCCTTCAGCGCGTGATGGCCGATGCAGGCGTGGGCAGCAGGCGCCACTGCGAAGCGCTCATCGAGCAGGGCGCAGTGCGAGTCAACGGCGAAGTGGTCGAAGCGTTGCCTGCGTGGGTCGATCCCGCGCGAGATCGCATCGAAGTCGAAGGTCGCCTGCTGTCGCGACCCGAGCGTCATGTCTATGTGATGCTCTACAAGCCCAAGGGCATCGTCTCGACCAACTCCGATCCCGAAGGGCGTCGTCGCGCGATCGATCTCATCGACCATCCGAGCAAGGCGAGGCTCTATCCCGTGGGGCGGCTCGACATCGACTCGAGCGGTCTCCTGCTGCTCACGAATGACGGCGAACTGGCGA
This is a stretch of genomic DNA from Phycisphaeraceae bacterium. It encodes these proteins:
- a CDS encoding STAS domain-containing protein encodes the protein MGVMTGADGIIEMSAPPSATTPSRAPVVIETRNGHLIATLTSRVPSATEVQAAQQAIVAALSGFEGKGRCYVLDLSQIAALSSLGIGLCLDTRHRAVERGLRPILVGLQPPMLNLLRTMKVDRLFTIFHDESELSRMLSA
- a CDS encoding DUF1570 domain-containing protein, translating into MEVSRRTFIQSGVALAASWWLSRSVRGSPPDGLRAADGTPPPAAEGILAESTAPRDPRELDLLHARLPTFQASRRDTWVLLSDCDDPPVRAALELLEASERQVTRVSRELDFEPRDPGARHLGVLFRSFDQYRAFARAEAAHGDGSALGHYAPRERYSAFVALAPTQEFLELVRRLEQDPEVRVVRRSDRGGRRAHGASSAAQSKAMVAEAIDETRLRAARLISHEAAHQLLHERGVLPAHSGCPAWLGEGFACAFETERAIGDFGPDVDVAARRERLERALEEGAAMPLGALVGMTGRPTPGTRASLDWYAQSWSLVTWLYREQRQGLVELMSSVREGTMPASPKGRIALFESACGPLSHVEPAWREAWCRRDDDRPHATRARPPAARTST
- a CDS encoding YihY/virulence factor BrkB family protein, which encodes MSESPLLSRSLPTPIKEGIRLYERIRDDRLPQMAASLAYRSLVGLVPVLVVATVAARSLMADRFPEFVGEIISALGLQGIEVMSDGKAVALDTWVRSLVAQASGVNLSTLSWISVVIVLATAIWLVAGIEDSLNQIAHSRSTRTWSRRIILYWFLLTAGPVILAVVPFASGKLAGVADALPQWEWLLSLAKLSMSVGLTWLLLWVIYTVVPTTELKIRDLMLGALAAAVLIELGRRFLGLYLVHLVGGKAGVYSSLGVAPIFMLWLYFMWMFVLLGVSLASHVDDRRRAYTRLRAMQAPHG